The following proteins come from a genomic window of Flavobacterium eburneipallidum:
- a CDS encoding DUF4403 family protein: protein MLKTASTFLTFLIIFSLSSCSTSNKIAALKPEPDDASPLLYDNVASFINLPISVKIKDIENQTNTLLNGLIYEDNTIEDDDIEMKVWKLAPISISNENGKLKTVLPLKALVKYRIGTKTMGVNMYNVKEFNLNGVVTLLSDVGLTNWKLHSKTELKSLDWNESPTMTVFGKNAPVTYLINPAVKLFRSKIETKIDAAIEKSMDFKPNVLAALEKICTPFQMSEAYQSWLQVVPIEVYSTDAKLKNDTFLMDMGMKCTMETLIGQKPESKFNASKIILKPITKIPNKISATIAAVSTYAEATKIMTKNFAGQVFGSGSKKVTVQKVDIWHKNDKMVIALDLLGSVNGTIYLTGFPQYNEQTKEIYFDKLDYALDTKNKLMRTANWLAQGLILRKIQQTCRYSIVPNLEEGKKSMAAYLKNYSPMPGVFVNGKMEDIQFNSIQLTNKAIIAFIKINGVVNVSVDGFK from the coding sequence ATGCTAAAAACCGCCTCTACGTTTCTTACTTTTCTAATCATTTTTTCTCTTTCTAGCTGTTCTACTTCCAATAAAATTGCAGCATTAAAACCCGAACCTGATGATGCTAGTCCGCTACTTTATGACAACGTAGCTTCTTTTATCAATTTACCTATTAGTGTAAAAATCAAAGATATAGAAAACCAGACTAACACGCTTTTGAATGGATTAATTTATGAAGACAACACCATTGAGGACGATGATATTGAAATGAAAGTTTGGAAATTAGCACCCATTTCCATCAGCAACGAAAACGGAAAATTAAAAACTGTTTTACCACTTAAAGCCTTGGTTAAATATAGAATAGGCACTAAAACCATGGGAGTTAACATGTACAATGTAAAAGAATTCAATTTGAATGGCGTAGTAACTTTGTTAAGTGACGTAGGTTTGACCAATTGGAAACTGCATTCTAAAACCGAACTTAAATCGTTGGATTGGAACGAAAGTCCAACGATGACTGTTTTTGGAAAAAATGCACCTGTTACTTATCTTATCAATCCTGCTGTAAAACTTTTTAGATCTAAAATAGAAACTAAAATTGATGCTGCCATAGAAAAATCGATGGATTTCAAACCTAATGTTTTGGCAGCTTTGGAAAAAATTTGCACCCCTTTTCAAATGAGTGAAGCGTATCAAAGTTGGCTTCAAGTGGTTCCTATCGAAGTCTATTCGACCGATGCCAAACTTAAAAACGACACTTTTTTGATGGATATGGGGATGAAATGTACGATGGAAACTTTGATTGGTCAAAAACCAGAATCTAAATTCAATGCTTCAAAAATTATTCTAAAACCAATAACTAAAATCCCCAATAAAATTTCTGCTACAATTGCCGCAGTATCAACTTATGCGGAAGCGACCAAAATAATGACCAAGAATTTTGCAGGGCAAGTGTTTGGATCAGGAAGCAAAAAAGTAACCGTTCAAAAAGTGGATATTTGGCACAAAAATGACAAAATGGTAATTGCTTTGGATTTATTAGGTTCGGTAAACGGAACAATATATTTAACCGGTTTTCCTCAATATAATGAACAAACCAAAGAAATTTATTTTGACAAACTGGATTATGCTTTAGACACCAAAAATAAATTGATGCGTACGGCTAACTGGCTAGCTCAAGGACTGATTCTACGAAAAATTCAGCAGACTTGTCGTTATTCTATCGTTCCAAATCTTGAAGAAGGAAAGAAAAGTATGGCGGCTTATTTGAAAAATTATTCTCCAATGCCAGGTGTTTTTGTCAACGGAAAAATGGAAGATATTCAGTTTAACAGCATTCAATTGACTAACAAAGCCATTATTGCTTTTATAAAAATAAATGGAGTTGTGAATGTTTCTGTAGATGGATTTAAGTAG
- a CDS encoding DUF420 domain-containing protein, producing MEDNLLEKKFNKFIIAVSIIIPVVVAILFTVKLKDFGYNVQPLSFLPPIYATINGITAVVLVGAVLAIKGGRVFLHRRLMTTAIALSVVFLVMYVAYHMTSESTKFGGEGIIRTVYFFILISHILLSIAVIPLVLVTYVRALANKFDKHKKIARITFPIWLYVAVTGVVVYLMISPYYV from the coding sequence ATGGAAGACAATTTGTTAGAAAAAAAATTCAATAAGTTTATAATAGCAGTTTCTATTATAATACCAGTAGTAGTGGCTATTCTTTTTACAGTAAAGCTAAAAGATTTTGGATACAATGTTCAGCCTCTTTCATTTTTGCCACCTATTTATGCAACTATCAACGGAATTACGGCAGTTGTTTTAGTTGGAGCAGTATTGGCCATCAAAGGCGGAAGAGTTTTTTTGCACAGAAGATTAATGACTACCGCTATAGCTCTTTCGGTTGTTTTTTTGGTAATGTATGTGGCGTATCACATGACTTCTGAATCGACCAAGTTTGGAGGAGAAGGAATAATTAGAACGGTCTATTTCTTTATTTTAATTTCGCATATTCTGTTGTCTATTGCTGTTATACCACTAGTTTTGGTTACTTATGTACGCGCTTTGGCCAACAAATTCGATAAGCATAAAAAAATTGCCCGAATCACATTTCCGATTTGGTTGTATGTTGCCGTAACAGGTGTTGTGGTTTATTTAATGATTTCCCCTTATTATGTTTAG
- a CDS encoding SCO family protein, producing MLKNKSYIWISFVVLIFGIIVVPKIIDRIEKGEIVKGDRLDKVSNTSNEDSNLIAIGPAPKFELINQDNVKITNETYKGKVYVLEFFFTTCPSICPKMNQSMLVIEKKFFGNPNFGIVSITIDPENDTPAVLKAHRELLGVKSSNWNFLTGDKKYIIDLSNKGFNLYAGENSKVNGGFEHSGSFALIDKNGKIRCRKDEYGNPILYYDGLDKKGVRDIQQDIAILLKE from the coding sequence ATGCTTAAAAACAAATCGTATATATGGATTTCTTTTGTGGTTCTAATTTTTGGAATTATTGTAGTTCCGAAAATAATTGATAGAATTGAGAAGGGCGAAATCGTAAAAGGAGACCGACTAGATAAAGTTTCGAATACTTCCAATGAAGATTCTAATTTAATTGCGATTGGTCCTGCACCTAAATTCGAATTAATAAACCAAGACAATGTTAAGATTACCAACGAAACCTATAAAGGAAAAGTCTATGTTTTAGAATTTTTCTTTACCACTTGTCCTTCCATTTGTCCGAAGATGAATCAAAGTATGTTGGTTATTGAGAAAAAATTCTTTGGTAATCCTAATTTTGGAATTGTTTCTATCACTATCGATCCTGAAAATGATACTCCAGCTGTTTTAAAAGCGCATCGAGAATTGTTGGGAGTGAAATCATCGAATTGGAATTTCCTAACAGGTGATAAAAAATATATTATCGATTTGTCAAACAAAGGATTCAATCTTTATGCTGGTGAAAATAGTAAAGTCAATGGTGGTTTTGAACATTCTGGTTCGTTTGCTTTGATTGACAAAAACGGAAAAATTAGATGTAGAAAAGACGAATACGGAAATCCAATTTTATATTATGATGGTTTAGACAAAAAAGGAGTTCGTGATATTCAGCAAGACATAGCAATTTTATTAAAAGAATAA
- a CDS encoding ABC transporter permease: MFNIERWQEIFEAIAKNKLRTFLTGISVASGIFILVILLGVGKGLQNGIEKQFERDAEGIIEVWSGVTTKEYKGLNPGRQIQFRDSDYNLSVQKFGDQLDKKASSYNQWNGAVVYGKETGNYQYRGVKPDYQAIENATMVEGRFINENDLANDEKVGVIGQKIKIDLFKNKSPLGKYITINGINFKVVGVFTDPAGEREENRIYLPLTTTQKTYGAGDKISNLFYTLQKKATYEEALAQSTKFSKELEQLLKSKNVIAPDDSGGIGIHNSVENAKQFYDLNLYIRLFFWWVGICTIIAGVVGVSNIMLIIVKERTKEIGIRKALGASPISIIGMILHESIFITTIAGFMGLLSSLLLLEFVGPYVKSEYFQNPEVDFSIALTTLLLLVFAGAMAGFFPAYRAAKIKPIVALRDE; this comes from the coding sequence ATGTTTAATATAGAACGCTGGCAGGAAATCTTCGAGGCAATAGCCAAAAACAAGTTGAGAACCTTTCTCACGGGGATTTCTGTGGCGTCTGGAATCTTTATTTTAGTTATTCTTTTAGGCGTTGGAAAAGGACTCCAAAACGGAATTGAAAAACAATTCGAACGTGATGCTGAAGGAATTATTGAAGTTTGGTCTGGAGTTACGACCAAAGAATATAAAGGTTTAAATCCAGGCAGACAAATCCAGTTCAGGGATAGCGATTACAATCTTTCGGTTCAAAAATTTGGCGATCAGTTAGACAAAAAAGCATCTTCCTACAATCAATGGAATGGAGCGGTTGTCTATGGAAAAGAAACTGGAAATTACCAATACCGTGGTGTAAAACCAGATTACCAAGCCATAGAAAACGCTACTATGGTAGAAGGTAGATTTATCAATGAAAATGACTTGGCAAACGATGAAAAAGTAGGCGTTATTGGTCAGAAAATAAAAATTGATTTGTTTAAAAACAAAAGTCCATTAGGTAAATATATTACTATCAACGGAATTAATTTTAAAGTAGTTGGCGTGTTCACGGATCCTGCTGGAGAAAGAGAGGAAAATAGAATTTATTTGCCCTTGACCACCACACAAAAAACGTATGGAGCTGGAGATAAGATCAGTAATCTCTTTTATACTCTTCAAAAAAAGGCTACCTATGAGGAAGCATTAGCCCAATCTACTAAATTTTCTAAAGAATTAGAACAGCTGTTAAAAAGCAAAAATGTCATTGCTCCCGATGATAGTGGAGGAATAGGAATTCACAATTCCGTAGAAAATGCCAAACAATTTTATGATTTGAATCTTTATATCAGACTGTTTTTTTGGTGGGTGGGTATTTGTACCATTATAGCAGGAGTCGTTGGTGTGAGTAATATCATGTTGATTATTGTTAAAGAACGAACCAAAGAAATTGGTATTCGAAAAGCATTGGGTGCAAGCCCCATTTCTATTATCGGAATGATTTTGCACGAATCGATTTTTATTACCACAATTGCTGGTTTTATGGGACTTTTGTCCAGTTTGTTGCTGTTAGAATTCGTTGGTCCTTATGTTAAAAGTGAGTATTTCCAGAACCCCGAAGTCGATTTTAGTATTGCCTTAACCACCTTATTATTGTTAGTGTTTGCAGGAGCTATGGCGGGATTTTTTCCAGCTTATCGTGCGGCTAAAATTAAACCAATTGTTGCACTTAGAGACGAATAA
- a CDS encoding ABC transporter ATP-binding protein yields the protein MIEIKNLHKSYKVGGSELHVLKGINFNIKEGELVAIMGSSGSGKSTLLNILGILDEADSGDYILDNVPIKKLNETIASKYRNQFLGFVFQSFNLINYKSALDNVAMPLYYQGVKRKERNEIALRYLEKVGLASHSHHLPNELSGGQKQRVAIARALASNPKVLLADEPTGALDTLTSYEVMELIQGINDEGKTILIVTHEPDIAAMCKRNVVLKDGLIIDDKIVEQVRASSYV from the coding sequence ATGATTGAAATTAAAAACTTACACAAATCCTATAAAGTCGGTGGTTCTGAATTGCACGTGCTAAAAGGAATAAATTTCAATATCAAAGAAGGAGAATTGGTAGCCATTATGGGTTCTTCAGGCTCTGGGAAATCCACTTTATTGAATATTCTAGGCATTCTTGATGAAGCTGATTCGGGCGATTATATTTTGGATAATGTACCCATCAAAAAACTCAACGAAACCATAGCGTCCAAATACCGAAATCAATTTCTGGGTTTCGTTTTCCAATCGTTCAATCTAATCAATTATAAATCGGCTCTCGATAATGTAGCCATGCCTTTGTATTATCAAGGTGTAAAACGTAAAGAGCGCAACGAAATAGCCTTGCGTTATCTGGAGAAAGTAGGTTTGGCTTCGCATTCGCATCATTTACCCAATGAACTTTCTGGAGGTCAAAAGCAAAGAGTAGCCATTGCTAGAGCTTTGGCTTCTAATCCGAAAGTGCTTTTGGCCGATGAGCCTACTGGTGCTTTGGATACACTAACGTCTTATGAAGTAATGGAATTGATTCAAGGGATTAACGACGAAGGAAAAACGATTTTGATTGTCACTCACGAACCTGATATTGCCGCTATGTGCAAAAGAAATGTGGTTTTGAAAGACGGTTTAATCATCGATGATAAAATAGTAGAACAAGTTAGAGCTTCGTCTTATGTTTAA
- a CDS encoding ABC transporter permease has protein sequence MLDRDSWDEILEALTANTFRTLLTAFGVFWGIFILVILLAAGKGLENGVKKGFDGIATNTMFMWTQQTSKPYKGLPQTRNFEFKNRDVDALKQSFPDLLYVSPRNQLGGFEGSNNVIRGTKTGAFTVYGDYPELIKQESMEITKGRFVNQQDIFLKRKVAVIGQGAIKDLYDKTEEVLGTYIKVNGVNFMVVGVYNSKSNDGNAESNQKNIFMPFTTFQQAFNYGDTVGWMALTANDGASITKLKPQILEFMRARHSIHPQDERAIGKFDLFEEYSKVQDLFAILKFIAFFVGTLVLVSGVIGISNIMLIVVKERTKEIGIRRALGATPGAIRSQILLESIFLTFSAGMLGIAVATGVLVIVNNVLEGMPKEGMMFANPSVDLSVVFFALIILVGSGLLAGFIPAQTAIKVKPVDALRTE, from the coding sequence ATGTTAGATAGAGACAGTTGGGACGAAATTTTAGAAGCGCTTACCGCCAATACCTTCAGGACATTATTGACGGCTTTTGGAGTGTTTTGGGGTATTTTTATATTGGTAATTTTACTCGCTGCAGGTAAAGGATTAGAAAATGGAGTCAAAAAAGGTTTTGATGGAATAGCAACCAACACGATGTTTATGTGGACGCAACAAACATCAAAACCCTACAAAGGATTGCCGCAAACTAGAAATTTTGAGTTCAAAAACAGAGATGTGGATGCTTTAAAACAAAGTTTTCCTGACTTGTTGTATGTTTCTCCACGCAATCAATTGGGCGGTTTTGAAGGTTCAAATAATGTAATTCGTGGTACAAAAACCGGAGCTTTTACCGTTTATGGCGATTACCCAGAATTGATTAAACAAGAATCAATGGAGATTACCAAAGGGCGTTTTGTGAATCAACAAGATATTTTCTTAAAACGAAAGGTAGCTGTTATTGGACAAGGAGCAATTAAAGATTTATACGATAAGACCGAAGAAGTGCTCGGAACCTATATCAAAGTAAATGGAGTGAATTTTATGGTGGTTGGCGTTTATAATTCTAAATCGAATGATGGGAATGCCGAATCGAATCAGAAGAATATTTTCATGCCTTTTACTACTTTCCAGCAAGCTTTTAATTATGGAGATACTGTGGGTTGGATGGCTTTGACGGCTAATGATGGTGCTTCAATAACCAAGTTGAAGCCCCAAATTTTGGAATTCATGCGAGCCAGACATTCCATTCATCCACAAGATGAAAGAGCTATTGGAAAATTCGATTTGTTCGAAGAATATAGCAAAGTGCAGGATTTGTTTGCCATATTAAAGTTCATTGCCTTTTTTGTGGGAACATTAGTTTTGGTTTCGGGAGTTATTGGAATCTCGAATATTATGCTAATTGTAGTTAAAGAACGCACCAAAGAAATTGGAATTCGTAGAGCTTTAGGAGCAACACCAGGAGCTATTCGTTCGCAAATATTATTAGAATCCATCTTCTTGACTTTTTCGGCAGGAATGTTGGGGATTGCAGTAGCAACAGGGGTTTTAGTAATTGTAAACAACGTTTTAGAAGGAATGCCTAAAGAAGGAATGATGTTCGCCAACCCGAGTGTGGATTTATCAGTAGTGTTTTTTGCTTTAATAATATTGGTTGGTTCTGGATTATTAGCAGGATTTATCCCAGCGCAAACCGCTATAAAAGTAAAACCCGTTGACGCATTACGAACAGAATAA